A window from Polaromonas naphthalenivorans CJ2 encodes these proteins:
- a CDS encoding ATP-binding protein: MAIESWFPVGYSMPDGATCRRAVFGEAQWQIIKTDGAGTVLIVRSELMDRWKALGLIEVGVFNTFKFGPDTFHEISCGPSEIIAPVDQSNSPDSRNEAIAFAMALKATREIDPESPLQDAIYAEGLGRLLPIFSVSPRADDDVILGYWLTGGAQVSAKSFRRLNQMMSWITPSGLKDVVSAAGMTQLTKDAPRDDHFQDEAELEKIDSSKIECSCDDEVSSLESGVPFVLAGRPLLEDFFNEHVIDIVRNKERYAALGIGFPSAIVLHGPPGCGKTFAVEQLIEYLGWPSFQVDASSVASPFIHETSKKVAEVFDKAMVNAPSILVIDEMEAFLADRESGSGSSMHRVEEVAEFLRRIPEATKNEVLVVGMTNRVEMIDSAIMRRGRFDHVIQVDPATEVEVKALLDKLLAKLPCDKDIETGPLSRRLSGRPLSDVTFVIREGARLCARSGSNKIAQRFLVEALDSTPERTGSGTHRSIGFV; the protein is encoded by the coding sequence ATGGCCATTGAAAGCTGGTTTCCCGTCGGCTACTCCATGCCTGATGGTGCTACTTGCAGACGTGCAGTCTTTGGTGAGGCCCAGTGGCAAATTATCAAGACTGATGGTGCCGGCACCGTCCTCATTGTCCGTAGTGAATTGATGGATCGGTGGAAGGCGCTGGGCTTGATCGAAGTAGGTGTATTCAACACCTTTAAATTTGGGCCAGACACCTTTCATGAAATTTCTTGTGGACCTAGTGAAATTATTGCACCAGTTGATCAATCCAACTCGCCTGACTCCAGAAACGAAGCGATTGCGTTCGCGATGGCTTTGAAGGCCACGCGTGAAATTGACCCAGAATCGCCTTTGCAAGATGCAATTTATGCCGAAGGCTTGGGTCGACTCCTCCCGATCTTCTCGGTTTCTCCGAGAGCAGATGATGACGTGATCCTTGGCTATTGGCTTACTGGAGGTGCGCAGGTTTCAGCCAAATCGTTCAGGCGACTGAATCAGATGATGAGCTGGATCACACCCTCCGGCCTCAAAGATGTGGTGTCCGCTGCTGGGATGACACAACTCACCAAAGATGCGCCCAGAGACGACCATTTCCAAGATGAAGCTGAACTGGAAAAGATCGACTCCTCCAAAATAGAATGTTCCTGCGACGATGAAGTCTCCAGCCTTGAGAGCGGGGTGCCATTCGTTCTTGCAGGCCGCCCTTTGCTGGAAGACTTTTTCAACGAGCACGTCATCGACATTGTTCGAAACAAGGAACGCTACGCAGCTTTGGGTATTGGGTTTCCCTCCGCAATCGTCCTGCATGGTCCACCCGGTTGCGGAAAAACCTTCGCGGTGGAGCAGCTCATTGAATACTTGGGGTGGCCCAGCTTTCAAGTGGATGCTTCCAGTGTCGCTAGCCCCTTCATTCACGAGACTAGTAAGAAGGTCGCCGAGGTCTTTGATAAAGCCATGGTAAACGCTCCTTCTATCTTGGTTATAGACGAAATGGAAGCTTTTTTGGCCGACCGCGAGTCAGGCAGTGGATCGAGCATGCACCGCGTCGAAGAAGTAGCTGAGTTCTTGCGCCGAATTCCTGAGGCTACCAAGAACGAAGTTCTCGTTGTAGGTATGACCAATCGGGTGGAGATGATCGATTCGGCCATCATGCGCAGAGGGCGTTTTGATCACGTGATCCAAGTGGATCCTGCCACCGAGGTTGAAGTTAAAGCTCTGCTCGATAAATTGCTTGCGAAACTACCTTGCGACAAGGACATTGAAACTGGTCCTTTGTCCAGGCGCCTCTCGGGACGTCCTCTGTCCGATGTGACATTTGTGATCCGCGAAGGTGCTCGCCTGTGTGCCCGCTCCGGCTCCAACAAGATCGCCCAACGATTCCTGGTCGAAGCACTGGATTCCACACCGGAAAGGACAGGAAGCGGCACGCATCGCAGCATCGGATTCGTTTGA
- a CDS encoding IS3 family transposase (programmed frameshift), which produces MYSYEDRIRAVKLYIKLGKRTGATIRKLGYPTKNALKSWHREYEQGRDLPVGYARSRPKYSDEQKKVAAQHYLDHDRCLAGTLKALGYPCRDTLAAWVDELHPKTRKRVVGKARSVPRPQALKQAAVIELCIRQTSAQAIAQKLAVSRPTLYQWKNQLLGPEAPASMKPNNDSPSDPERAELERQVESLRRDVRQLQLEHDILKKANELLKKGLGVDLPLLSNQEKTRLVDALRQLYSLSELFAALGLPRSSYFYHRARLRCADKYVVVRGTIADIFELNHRCYGYRRIRASLGRQHVFISEKVVRRLMRQECLVVAAKKRRKYGSYLGEISPAPDNLINRDFQAATPNEKWLTDITEFQIPAGKVYLSPMIDCFDGLVISWTIGTRPDADLVNTMLDAAIERVANSNDRPVVHSDRGAHYRWPGWLTRMGDAKLIRSMSRKGCSPDNAACEGFFGRLKTELFYPRNWQTTTIEQFIQVVDSYIHWYNEKRIKISLGSLSPLEYRESLGLTA; this is translated from the exons ATGTATTCTTACGAAGACCGCATTCGAGCCGTCAAGCTCTATATCAAACTCGGCAAACGCACTGGAGCGACCATTCGCAAGCTGGGGTACCCGACCAAGAACGCGCTCAAGAGCTGGCATCGAGAATACGAACAAGGCCGCGATTTGCCGGTGGGCTATGCGCGTTCGAGGCCAAAGTATTCAGATGAGCAGAAAAAAGTGGCCGCCCAGCACTACCTGGACCATGATCGCTGCCTGGCTGGAACCCTGAAGGCACTGGGATACCCGTGCCGCGATACGCTCGCAGCCTGGGTCGATGAGTTGCATCCCAAAACGAGGAAACGCGTTGTCGGCAAAGCGCGCAGCGTGCCGCGCCCTCAAGCGCTAAAGCAGGCAGCCGTCATCGAGTTGTGCATCCGGCAGACAAGTGCGCAAGCCATTGCACAAAAGCTGGCCGTGAGCAGGCCGACGCTGTACCAATGGAAAAATCAATTACTGGGTCCTGAGGCTCCCGCATCCATGAAACCCAACAACGATTCACCCTCAGATCCTGAGCGGGCGGAGCTGGAGCGGCAAGTCGAATCGCTTCGACGCGACGTCCGGCAACTGCAGCTTGAACACGAC ATCTTGAAGAAGGCCAATGAACTGCTAAAAAAAGGCCTGGGCGTCGACCTGCCTCTCCTGAGCAATCAGGAGAAGACGCGGCTGGTTGATGCCCTGAGACAGCTCTATTCGCTATCAGAACTCTTTGCCGCGCTGGGCCTTCCCCGCAGCTCCTACTTTTATCATCGGGCACGGCTACGATGCGCTGACAAGTATGTTGTAGTGCGCGGCACCATCGCTGACATCTTCGAGCTCAATCACCGTTGCTACGGCTATCGCCGGATACGGGCGTCACTGGGCAGGCAGCACGTGTTCATCTCGGAGAAGGTCGTACGACGTTTGATGAGGCAGGAATGCCTGGTCGTTGCCGCTAAGAAGCGGCGTAAGTACGGCTCCTACCTGGGAGAAATCAGCCCTGCGCCAGACAATCTCATCAACCGCGACTTCCAGGCTGCAACCCCGAATGAGAAGTGGCTCACCGACATCACGGAGTTCCAGATCCCGGCTGGCAAGGTGTACCTGTCGCCCATGATCGACTGCTTCGATGGGCTGGTGATCAGCTGGACAATCGGCACGCGTCCAGACGCCGATCTTGTGAACACCATGTTGGACGCTGCCATCGAGAGGGTAGCCAACAGCAATGACCGGCCCGTCGTCCACTCCGATCGCGGTGCGCACTATCGCTGGCCTGGCTGGCTCACCCGGATGGGCGATGCGAAGCTCATTCGCTCGATGTCGCGCAAGGGGTGCTCGCCCGATAATGCGGCCTGTGAAGGCTTCTTCGGGCGGCTGAAAACGGAGCTGTTTTACCCTCGAAACTGGCAGACCACAACCATTGAACAATTCATTCAGGTCGTTGACTCCTACATCCACTGGTATAACGAAAAGCGAATCAAGATCTCCCTTGGCTCACTCAGTCCCCTCGAGTACCGAGAGAGCCTCGGACTTACAGCATAA
- a CDS encoding UvrD-helicase domain-containing protein → MIKPQAWLPSDGLTLEPNALLAAQEVLRSLALTAGPGAGKTEMLAQRADFLLRTGTSRYPQRILAISFKVDASRNLKDRVRKRCGAELAARLDSHTFHAFAKRIIDRFRPILTGRDALNPDYTIGVGRVQGQQLDFGNLVPLAVQILKACPIACNAVRQTYSHVFLDEFQDCTDEQYQLIKVAFLGSSARLTAVGDTKQRIMGWAGALEGVFLTFATDFQAVPLNLYQNFRSKPRLRRMQNAMVRVMDPAAAVPDDMLMGPGGSVDVLHFSDSAEEAREIADLVQHWIGIESIPPSEIAVLLSRQPDLYAELLMNEFKRRGIAFRNEQLLQDLSVEPAARLIVDFLTVVAGERQSAAFGRLMDVLIATGIDEETAYEQRSRWLRFLEQSRRAMRGGQAQPLNAISLRANAMTFLKMLGREAVVALSSDYERGDRLTEVVAQTFDRLTELLGGEADPVRALSHFSEDSAVRIMTIHKCKGLEFDTVVILGVEQQTFWGDRDEQRSAFFVGISRAKSRLYLTVADQRQRPTEAQNRWDIVRRPHDEYIGYATSSVG, encoded by the coding sequence GTGATCAAACCGCAAGCCTGGCTTCCGTCCGACGGACTGACACTCGAGCCCAATGCGCTGCTGGCAGCCCAGGAGGTCCTGCGCAGCTTGGCCTTGACCGCCGGCCCGGGAGCCGGCAAAACCGAGATGCTTGCGCAGCGCGCCGACTTTCTGCTGCGAACCGGAACCAGTCGGTATCCACAACGCATCTTGGCCATTTCCTTCAAGGTGGACGCCAGCCGCAATCTCAAGGACCGGGTGCGCAAGCGCTGTGGTGCCGAGCTGGCGGCCCGTCTGGACAGCCATACCTTCCATGCCTTTGCCAAGCGCATCATCGACCGCTTCAGGCCTATTCTGACCGGCAGGGATGCACTCAACCCCGATTACACGATCGGGGTCGGGCGCGTGCAGGGTCAACAGTTGGACTTTGGGAACCTGGTGCCGCTGGCCGTGCAAATCCTTAAGGCTTGCCCGATCGCCTGCAATGCCGTGCGTCAAACCTACAGCCATGTGTTCCTCGACGAGTTCCAGGACTGTACCGATGAGCAATACCAACTCATCAAGGTGGCATTCCTCGGCTCGTCAGCACGCCTGACAGCGGTCGGGGACACAAAGCAGCGAATCATGGGCTGGGCTGGCGCACTGGAAGGCGTGTTTTTGACCTTCGCCACCGACTTCCAGGCGGTACCGCTCAACCTGTACCAGAATTTTCGATCGAAACCGCGCTTGCGCCGTATGCAAAACGCCATGGTTCGGGTCATGGACCCTGCGGCTGCGGTGCCGGACGACATGCTGATGGGTCCTGGCGGCTCAGTGGACGTGCTGCACTTTAGCGACAGCGCCGAAGAAGCGCGCGAAATCGCCGACCTGGTGCAGCACTGGATCGGCATTGAAAGCATTCCACCATCGGAGATCGCCGTACTCCTCTCCAGGCAACCGGATCTTTATGCCGAATTGTTGATGAACGAATTTAAACGGCGCGGTATCGCGTTTCGTAACGAACAGCTCCTGCAGGACTTGTCGGTGGAACCTGCTGCACGGCTGATTGTCGACTTCCTGACAGTCGTTGCCGGCGAGCGTCAGTCGGCTGCGTTCGGTCGGCTGATGGATGTTCTGATTGCAACAGGAATTGACGAAGAAACGGCTTATGAACAGAGGTCTCGATGGCTGCGCTTCCTTGAGCAGTCACGTCGGGCCATGCGCGGCGGCCAAGCCCAGCCGCTGAATGCGATTTCCTTGCGGGCGAATGCGATGACGTTCTTAAAAATGCTCGGCCGGGAAGCGGTTGTGGCGCTCTCATCTGACTACGAGCGCGGAGACCGGCTGACCGAGGTTGTAGCGCAAACTTTTGACCGACTCACGGAACTTCTCGGAGGCGAAGCCGATCCTGTCCGTGCCTTGTCGCACTTCTCCGAGGACAGTGCCGTACGCATCATGACGATCCACAAGTGCAAAGGTCTGGAGTTCGATACGGTTGTGATACTGGGAGTGGAACAGCAGACGTTTTGGGGTGACAGGGATGAACAACGATCCGCGTTTTTCGTGGGCATCTCGCGCGCCAAGAGTCGGCTTTACCTGACCGTAGCCGACCAGAGACAACGGCCTACAGAAGCACAGAATCGATGGGATATTGTGAGGAGGCCCCATGACGAATACATCGGGTATGCCACCTCGTCTGTCGGCTGA
- a CDS encoding ATP-dependent nuclease yields the protein MKLTRLRISNFQSFGPVPTPIDFEAMTFLLGPNGAGKTVVLQALARLFGFDPSLRRVRRSDFHISPATLAAGNAGTLNLWIEAQFEFPELLDANGQHATIPGHFSHMQLDSADGVPRVRFRLTAILDEDGDIEEKMHYVIHVDANDEPVNPMVVPKHDRNSIQVHYLPARRDPTDHISYTASSLLGRTLRAANWHAERATVAGLTQGISAALASNAGVQGIGEQMAGHWLKLHKGSYYASPSVSFEHNEIDNLLRHLTIGFTPGHEASMVDFSRLSDGQQSLLYVSLVLSIQGIGRRVLAGQLDAFDIDRLRPAVFTLMAMEEPENSLSPHYLGRVIKALTDFAGHHDAQAVVATHAPSLLRRVPPESIRYLRLDAARCTTVKTIVMPAKTDEAHKFVREAVQAFPELYFSRLVILGEGDSEEIVLPRLFRAMGLADDDTSIVIAPLGGRHVNHFWRLLSGLQIPYVTLLDLDVGRHQAGWGRIRYAAKQILALWQSTPNLTLEAIEALPAWNGPDQILSSSQGAKLLSWLEKQGVFFSSPLDLDFSMIQAFPGAYGVSQAELVAADDPTVKSVLGKSGLGPDQYSTDQQSYFSAYHARFKLGSKPAAHLEALAKLDDAALTAGMPPPIARLIALVEKKLADLPE from the coding sequence ATGAAACTTACTCGGCTGCGGATCAGCAACTTTCAATCTTTCGGGCCCGTGCCAACCCCCATCGATTTCGAGGCGATGACCTTCCTGCTCGGACCGAACGGTGCCGGCAAGACCGTTGTGCTCCAGGCGCTGGCGAGGCTCTTCGGATTCGACCCGTCGCTGCGACGGGTGCGCCGTTCTGATTTTCACATCTCCCCAGCAACCTTGGCTGCAGGCAACGCCGGCACCCTGAACTTGTGGATAGAGGCGCAGTTTGAGTTCCCCGAACTGCTGGATGCGAACGGCCAGCATGCCACCATCCCGGGCCACTTCTCGCACATGCAGCTTGACTCCGCCGATGGCGTACCCAGAGTGCGTTTTCGCTTGACAGCGATCTTGGACGAGGACGGTGACATCGAGGAGAAGATGCATTACGTGATCCATGTCGATGCCAATGACGAGCCCGTCAATCCCATGGTGGTGCCAAAGCACGATCGCAACTCGATCCAGGTCCACTACCTACCCGCGCGTCGCGATCCGACCGACCACATCTCTTACACGGCAAGCTCGCTGCTCGGACGCACTTTGCGCGCAGCCAACTGGCATGCGGAACGCGCCACAGTTGCAGGCCTCACACAGGGCATCAGCGCCGCGCTCGCTTCCAATGCGGGTGTCCAAGGCATCGGCGAGCAGATGGCTGGGCACTGGCTGAAGCTACACAAGGGCAGCTACTACGCGAGTCCTTCTGTTTCGTTCGAACACAATGAGATCGACAACTTGCTCAGGCATTTGACGATTGGCTTCACACCTGGGCACGAGGCATCAATGGTGGATTTTTCCCGCCTAAGCGATGGTCAGCAGTCGCTGCTGTATGTCTCGCTCGTGCTGTCCATTCAGGGCATCGGGCGGCGCGTGCTCGCCGGTCAACTTGATGCCTTCGACATCGACAGGTTGCGGCCAGCCGTCTTCACGCTGATGGCGATGGAAGAACCGGAAAACAGCCTCTCGCCGCATTACCTCGGCCGCGTCATCAAGGCCCTCACTGACTTCGCAGGCCACCATGACGCGCAAGCGGTGGTCGCCACGCATGCGCCATCCCTGCTGCGAAGGGTGCCGCCCGAAAGCATCCGCTACCTGCGGCTCGATGCTGCGCGATGCACGACGGTCAAGACAATTGTCATGCCTGCAAAGACCGACGAAGCCCACAAGTTCGTCAGGGAGGCGGTGCAGGCATTTCCGGAACTCTACTTCTCGCGACTGGTGATTCTTGGCGAAGGCGACAGCGAGGAGATCGTGCTACCGCGCCTGTTCCGAGCCATGGGGCTTGCCGACGACGACACATCAATCGTAATCGCACCGTTGGGCGGGCGTCACGTCAACCACTTTTGGCGCTTATTAAGCGGCCTTCAGATTCCTTACGTGACCCTGCTGGACCTGGATGTTGGACGCCATCAGGCTGGGTGGGGCCGGATTCGCTACGCAGCCAAGCAGATTTTGGCGCTCTGGCAGTCGACTCCTAACCTGACACTGGAAGCCATCGAGGCGCTGCCTGCATGGAACGGGCCCGACCAGATTCTGTCCTCGTCGCAAGGTGCGAAATTGCTGAGTTGGCTTGAGAAGCAAGGGGTGTTTTTCTCGTCGCCGCTCGATCTCGACTTCTCAATGATTCAGGCCTTTCCTGGGGCCTATGGCGTATCACAGGCGGAACTGGTGGCGGCAGACGACCCGACTGTCAAGTCCGTACTCGGCAAAAGCGGCCTCGGTCCCGATCAGTACAGCACTGACCAGCAAAGCTACTTTTCTGCCTACCACGCGCGGTTCAAGCTCGGAAGCAAGCCTGCGGCGCATCTCGAGGCGCTTGCCAAACTCGATGATGCGGCCTTGACTGCAGGCATGCCGCCGCCGATCGCAAGACTGATCGCCTTGGTCGAGAAAAAACTTGCGGACCTACCTGAGTGA
- a CDS encoding DEAD/DEAH box helicase — MSEFDKLHPALQYHVVNSLGWSSLRPTQLQAIEPILSGVHCLLLAPTAGGKTEAAIIPVLSRMLTHAWPGVSVIYVCPIKALLNNLEQRLSHYARLVGRRVAVWHGDVSQSKKGHALKDAPDILLTTPESLEGMLVSTRIDRKVWFGNLRVVIADELHAFAADDRGWHMRAVLHRLQQYVPQEMQRLGLSATVSNPAELLDWFAPTGIKQVVGSASVSTDADVTVDFVGSLANAATVIARLHRGSKRLVFSDSRSSAEQLTSMLRAQEVRTFLSHASLSHSERKLAETAFAEEKDCVIVATSTLELGIDVGDLDHVIQIDAPATVSSFLQRMGRTGRREGARRSCLFLCTNDDSLMLAIGICRLWGEAWVEAAYPPPEPWALVAQQAMVATLERAQWPRRELIALLCGAFPESSRPGITDVIDHMVASSYLMDTHGVLQIGPATEKQFGRAHYKDLLASFSGTQLLLGRCGSAEVGYIDPTMLAGDKPVRLILLAGKSWRITEIDWKRQTVWLEPAKEGGTARWNGSGRTLSREIAQGILRALRQGAGEHTVISKRARLEIEQVTQDLPETGNDGALSVTRNEAGAARLWTFAGTRANRTLARQIQSLAESRRIDAMGIDLKTPVDLSDLSAELLSTALAFSPEEVKELAKPIKFSECLPATLLLQIIRKRQFGL; from the coding sequence GTGAGCGAGTTCGACAAGCTGCACCCGGCGCTGCAGTACCACGTCGTCAATTCGCTGGGCTGGAGCAGCCTGCGGCCCACCCAGTTGCAGGCGATCGAGCCGATTCTCTCGGGCGTGCATTGCCTGCTGCTGGCGCCCACGGCCGGCGGCAAGACCGAAGCGGCCATCATTCCGGTGCTCTCGCGCATGCTGACCCATGCCTGGCCCGGCGTGAGCGTGATCTATGTCTGCCCGATCAAGGCACTGCTCAACAACCTGGAGCAGCGGCTCTCGCATTACGCCAGGCTGGTGGGCCGGCGCGTGGCGGTTTGGCACGGCGACGTTTCGCAGTCGAAAAAAGGGCATGCGTTAAAGGATGCCCCCGACATCCTCCTGACCACGCCCGAGTCGCTCGAAGGCATGCTGGTCTCCACGCGCATTGACCGCAAAGTCTGGTTTGGAAACTTGCGCGTGGTGATTGCCGATGAGCTGCATGCGTTTGCCGCCGATGACCGCGGCTGGCACATGCGGGCCGTGCTGCACCGCCTGCAGCAGTACGTGCCCCAGGAGATGCAGCGGCTGGGCCTGTCGGCGACCGTGAGCAACCCGGCCGAACTGCTCGATTGGTTTGCGCCCACTGGCATCAAGCAGGTCGTCGGAAGCGCCAGCGTGAGCACCGATGCCGATGTCACCGTGGATTTTGTCGGCTCTCTGGCCAATGCCGCCACCGTCATTGCTCGTCTGCATCGGGGCAGCAAGCGCCTGGTTTTTAGCGACTCGCGCAGCAGTGCCGAGCAGCTCACCAGCATGCTACGCGCGCAGGAGGTGCGCACCTTTTTAAGCCATGCGTCCCTGAGCCACTCGGAGCGAAAGCTGGCGGAAACCGCTTTTGCCGAGGAAAAGGATTGCGTGATCGTGGCGACTTCCACGCTGGAGCTGGGCATCGACGTCGGGGACCTTGATCACGTGATCCAGATCGATGCGCCAGCGACGGTGTCGTCTTTTTTGCAGCGCATGGGCCGCACCGGACGGCGGGAGGGCGCCAGGCGCAGCTGCCTGTTCCTGTGCACCAATGACGATTCGCTCATGCTGGCCATTGGTATCTGCCGGCTGTGGGGTGAGGCCTGGGTGGAAGCCGCTTACCCGCCCCCGGAACCCTGGGCGCTGGTGGCCCAGCAGGCCATGGTGGCTACCTTGGAGCGCGCGCAATGGCCACGGCGAGAATTGATCGCGCTGCTGTGCGGAGCGTTTCCGGAGTCAAGCAGGCCAGGCATCACGGACGTGATCGACCATATGGTGGCCTCAAGCTACCTGATGGACACGCACGGCGTGCTGCAAATTGGCCCCGCGACTGAAAAGCAGTTCGGGCGGGCGCATTACAAGGACCTTCTGGCCTCGTTTTCCGGGACGCAGTTGCTGCTGGGGCGTTGCGGCAGCGCCGAAGTGGGCTACATCGACCCCACGATGCTGGCCGGCGACAAACCGGTTCGCTTGATCCTGCTGGCCGGAAAAAGCTGGCGCATCACGGAGATCGACTGGAAGCGGCAAACGGTGTGGCTCGAGCCCGCCAAGGAAGGCGGCACGGCGCGCTGGAACGGCAGCGGACGGACCCTGAGCCGTGAGATCGCCCAGGGCATCCTGCGCGCATTGCGCCAGGGTGCAGGCGAACACACCGTGATTTCCAAACGCGCCCGGCTTGAAATCGAGCAGGTCACTCAAGACCTGCCCGAAACTGGCAATGACGGCGCCCTGTCAGTCACCAGGAATGAAGCGGGTGCGGCCCGTCTGTGGACTTTTGCTGGCACGCGCGCGAACCGCACCCTCGCCAGGCAGATTCAATCGCTGGCCGAAAGCAGGCGCATTGATGCGATGGGCATTGACCTGAAAACGCCCGTTGACCTAAGCGATCTGAGCGCCGAACTGTTGTCCACGGCGCTTGCGTTTTCGCCCGAGGAAGTGAAGGAGCTTGCCAAGCCGATCAAGTTCTCGGAGTGCCTGCCTGCCACATTGCTGCTTCAGATTATTCGAAAAAGACAGTTTGGACTTTAG
- the brxD gene encoding BREX system ATP-binding protein BrxD: MISAARRDDIIGALRRGTVPSAGLDALAVGIESFAPTLEAELATVATGRGGFKAVRGEYGTGKTFFGRWLQERARAKGFATSEVQINETETPLHRLETIYRRLVERLGTADSSTGAFRSVIDGWFFALEQDVLADGSVDADDAQALLARTDTLMEAQLAGISKTAPAFSAVLRTYRRALAGGDHQLAEGLISWLAGQPNVAASVKRAAGIKGELDHFGAANFLIGLLTILRDSGFAGLLLVLDEVETLQRMRADTRERGLNALRQLIDEIDAGRFPGLYLVITGTPAFFDGAQGVQRLAPLAQRLHVDFGTERTFDNPRAVQIRLAPFDQGSLVAVGQRVRDIYAQLQANEPRLRSVVDDAYIEVLARAVAGGLGGKVGVAPRLFLKKLVADVLDRVDLHASFEPRLHYKLTLADNEMTVNERAAAGAASVDDIEL, encoded by the coding sequence ATGATCAGCGCGGCACGTCGGGATGACATCATTGGCGCCTTGCGCCGCGGCACGGTGCCCAGCGCCGGGCTGGACGCGCTGGCCGTTGGCATCGAGTCGTTCGCGCCCACGCTGGAGGCCGAACTGGCCACGGTTGCCACAGGGCGCGGCGGCTTCAAGGCGGTGCGCGGCGAGTACGGCACGGGCAAGACTTTCTTCGGCCGCTGGCTGCAGGAACGCGCGCGCGCCAAAGGCTTTGCCACCAGCGAAGTGCAGATCAACGAAACCGAAACACCCCTGCATCGCCTGGAGACGATTTACCGCCGGCTGGTCGAGCGGCTGGGTACGGCCGACAGCAGCACGGGTGCCTTTCGCAGCGTGATCGACGGCTGGTTTTTTGCCCTGGAGCAGGATGTGCTGGCCGACGGCTCGGTCGATGCGGATGACGCCCAGGCCCTGCTGGCGCGGACCGACACGCTCATGGAAGCGCAGCTGGCGGGTATCAGCAAAACCGCGCCGGCTTTTTCCGCCGTGCTGAGGACCTACCGCCGGGCCCTGGCAGGCGGCGACCACCAGCTGGCCGAAGGCTTGATCAGCTGGCTGGCCGGCCAGCCCAACGTCGCTGCCAGCGTCAAGCGCGCAGCAGGCATCAAGGGCGAACTGGACCATTTCGGTGCGGCCAACTTCCTGATCGGACTGCTGACCATCCTGCGCGACAGTGGTTTTGCCGGCCTGCTCCTGGTGCTCGACGAAGTCGAGACGCTCCAGCGCATGCGCGCCGACACGCGAGAGCGCGGCCTGAACGCCTTGCGCCAGTTGATCGACGAGATCGACGCGGGACGCTTTCCCGGGCTGTACCTGGTCATCACCGGCACACCGGCGTTCTTCGATGGCGCCCAGGGTGTGCAGCGCCTGGCGCCTTTGGCGCAGCGCCTGCATGTGGACTTTGGCACCGAGCGCACCTTTGACAATCCGCGCGCGGTGCAGATTCGCCTGGCGCCGTTTGATCAAGGCTCGCTCGTGGCGGTGGGCCAGCGGGTGCGCGATATTTATGCGCAACTGCAGGCTAACGAACCTCGTTTGCGCAGCGTGGTCGATGACGCGTATATCGAAGTGCTGGCCCGCGCCGTGGCGGGCGGGCTGGGCGGCAAGGTCGGCGTGGCGCCCAGGCTGTTCCTGAAAAAACTGGTGGCCGATGTGCTGGACCGGGTGGATTTGCATGCGAGCTTTGAGCCGCGCCTGCATTACAAGCTGACGCTGGCCGACAACGAAATGACGGTCAACGAACGCGCTGCAGCGGGCGCGGCCAGCGTGGACGACATCGAGTTGTGA